The proteins below are encoded in one region of Rhododendron vialii isolate Sample 1 chromosome 7a, ASM3025357v1:
- the LOC131334870 gene encoding uncharacterized protein LOC131334870, translated as MTHQPINLSSLLTVSSRGRGATNRVASTGAPPPRSRRNRGGSARSSSSPREDNPVETTNAHRDKRPRSEETGDALNQTTSVVQQPPSSSTPVLPESWTPNLIRGDRPVHIGDSASSSETALALAQGLLLPVDMQKESEATPDRLVSTGLVSGIKFIQKMVTLGQKFEDADNERITLLNNNTRLLRTITRLERERDKAKADFVEAKDKLGAAEDSLNHALVEIEQTKKAAFEDGYQKGFDATTASYVEQMPIIQDEIWAACWEACLTKVGVAEDSPLWVENDLPSRRVTAPTDDVDQQIDDFEDVDEEIQVESQNDVEQSSVREVTTETVVPEETATAAGNPDVQPEIQNLD; from the exons atgacgcaccaacctattaacctcagttctttactcactgtctcctctcggggacgtggtgctaccaatagggtagcatcaactggcgcccctcccccacgttcacgtcgcaataggggagGATCTGCgagatcgtcatcttctccaCGGGAAGATAATCCTGTTGAGACTACcaatgctcatcgggacaaacgtcccaggagcgaagaaactGGGGACGCTCTTAACCAAACCACTTCTGTAGTCCAACAACCCCCTTCTTCGAGTACTCCAGTGCTTCCTGAAAGCTGGACCCCtaatctcattaggggtgatcggcctgttcacatAGGGGACAGTGCTAGCTCTTCGGAGACAGCACTCGCCCTTGCCCAAGGTCTACTTCTTCCTGTAGACATGCAGAAGGAGTCCGAAGCTacacctgatcggcttgtctccactggtctcgtcagtggtatcaag ttcattcaaaagatggtcacattgggccaaaagtttgaagatgctgataatGAGAGGATCACATTGCTGAACAACAATACCAGACTGCTTCGTACGATTACTAGACTTGAaagggaaagagacaaagccaaagcaGACTTCGTCGAGGCCAAAGACAagcttggagctgctgaggacAGCCTCAACCATGCTTTGGTTGAGATTGAGCAGACCAAAAAGGCTGcttttgaagatggttatcaaaaGGGCTTCGACGCTACAACGGCTAGTTACGTAGAGCAGATGCCGATCATCCAGGATGAAATCTGGGCTGCTTGTTGGGAAGCATGCCTCACAAAGGTAGGTGTTGCAGAAgactctcccctatgggttgagaacgATCTACCGAGCCGCCGAGTTACAGCTCCAACTGATGATGTcgatcaacagattgacgatTTTgaagatgttgatgaagaaatacaggtTGAATCTCAAAATGATGTTGAGCAGTCATCTGTTCGGGAAGTAACCACTGAAACTGTTGTCCCAGAAGAGACTGCAACTGCTGCTGGTAATCCTGACGTCCAACCAGAAATTCAGAACCTAGATTGA
- the LOC131334874 gene encoding bidirectional sugar transporter SWEET16-like, with translation MSFSLSFFLLLNAGCWFTFALILKDIYVIVPNAIGIATSSSQILLYMIYKNKSPLSNSIGSIQATDQEAIEMRSTNVAKTENPSLSKGNHNPKSSSHPTSLPLMRTLLQSPHETHHDFPTEQDEEDRISVVVDHP, from the exons ATGTcattttccctctcctttttcCTGCTACTAAATGCCGGGTGTTGGTTTACTTTTGCTCTCATCCTCAAAGACATTTACGTCATC gtacCAAATGCAATTGGAATTGCGACGAGCTCATCCCAGATACTACTCTACATGATCTACAAAAACAAGTCACCTTTATCCAACTCAATCGGCTCAATTCAGGCGACCGATCAGGAAGCCATCGAAATGCGAAGTACCAACGTCGCCAAGACGGAAAATCCAAGTCTCAGCAAAGGAAATCACAATCCCAAGTCGTCATCGCACCCGACTAGCTTACCGTTAATGAGAACACTTTTACAGAGTCCACATGAGACGCACCACGATTTTCCTACCGAACAAGATGAGGAAGATCGTATAAGTGTTGTTGTTGATCATCCTTGA